The segment TCGTGGGAGATGAAATGGGCTCCAAGAATGACCCATCCCAGAAAGACGCCAGGATTGGCCATCACGCGAACGAATCCGGTCATGAAAGCCGAGTGAGGATGCAGTTTGATTTCAATCTTTTCCTCCACCTTGCTTGCATGCGGAACCGTCGTTGTCATCAGAAATTTCAACCCCAATCCCAGCATGAATACGAAACTGACCAGTTCCATGGCCGCTTGAATCAGGCCTTTGCTAAAGAATGAAGCAAAACTGCTGAAAGCGAATCCGCAATAAATGACCTCCATCAACGACGCCCCGATCCCAATCAAAGCCGCCCATTTAAATCCGCGCCTCGCCCCTTCATTTATGATGGTGGCGTTGATGGGTCCGACCGGAATGGATAAAATAAGACCGCTGAGAAAACCGGTCAATATGGCAATGAAGGTGGGATAGAGATCCGACATGCGTCATCGTCAAACCGTCGGGGCGGCATCATCGCCTTCTTCCTCCTCCTCGATTTCCTGCCGCATTTTGCGGGAAATATGCGGCCGGATGAATCCGTAGATCAGGTAGGAGGTAAAAAGAATCGGCAAGGCCCAAGTCAGGATATGCTCCTGCAGAATCAACACCGCAACGATAAAAATAATGGTTACCAACGTCTTGGTGAAGGTCCTGGTCGCCTTCAAATCAAGCGATTTGAACGTCGGATACTTCACCTCGCTCACCATCATGCAGGAAAGAAAAATCATCAGCACCGGGAGGACATATTTCCATGAACCCTGCGCAAATGCCTTTTCATTCCACCAGATCATGAAATACGTAAGGGACGCCACCATCCCCGCCGCTGAGGGGATGGGAAATCCCAAAAACTCCTTCCCGCCACCACTGCCGGACATGGCGGCCAGACAGTTAAACCGGGCCAACCGAAACGCACCGCAAATCAAATAGATGGAAGCAATGAACCAGCCAATCTGCGGGTAATTCACAAACACATCCTTCAAAACAATGCGATGCACCAAAAACGCGGGCGCGGCGCCGAACGAAATTAAATCCGCGAGTGAATCAAACTCACGGCCAAACGGGCTTTCGCGCCCCCCCATGCGCGCCACTCGCCCATCAAATAAATCAAAAATGCAGGCCAGCAGAATGTAAGCGAGCGCAATCTTGATTTGCTTGAAATCGCCGGTGGATAAATCCGCCTCCACGATCTTGGTCAGGGCCACAAAACCACACGTGAGATTGCCCGCCGTCAGCAAATTCGGCAGAAAATAGATCTTCAGCTTGGGCGTTTCCGCTTCCGGCACGTTGGAAGGAGCTGGCGTCGCCATATCGTGCCTATTCAAGCTTCCCGATGATGGTCTCGCCTCCCACCACCTTATCACGCAACTTAACGTTGATTTTGGCCGACAGCGGCAGATAAATGTCTGTGCGCGAACCGAATTGAATCAAACTGATGCGTTCGCCGCGCGCCACTTCATCGCCCCCGTTCACGAACGGCACAATCCGGCGTGCCAGCACGCCAGCAATCAATCGCAGACCGAGCTTTTCGCCCGGGTGGTCAGTCGATTCAAACCCGATATAGGCGTTTTCATTATGAGTCGCCGATTCCGTTTTCATCGCGTTCAGGAACTGGCCATTGGTGTATTTGTAATAAGCCACCTTTCCTGCGATGGGCGCATTCTGCACATGCACGTTGAGCACCGAGAGGAATACGGAAATACGCTGGCATCGT is part of the Pedosphaera parvula Ellin514 genome and harbors:
- a CDS encoding phosphatidylserine decarboxylase, which translates into the protein MRHSGKARKAAFKMIFWTLVALGVIFVAGALAAMLGTFILGISIFLVALWGVFALFTLYFFRDPEAKVPTGPDLIVSPSHGVVDTIDEIDEPKFMGGRCQRISVFLSVLNVHVQNAPIAGKVAYYKYTNGQFLNAMKTESATHNENAYIGFESTDHPGEKLGLRLIAGVLARRIVPFVNGGDEVARGERISLIQFGSRTDIYLPLSAKINVKLRDKVVGGETIIGKLE
- a CDS encoding LysE family translocator; the encoded protein is MSDLYPTFIAILTGFLSGLILSIPVGPINATIINEGARRGFKWAALIGIGASLMEVIYCGFAFSSFASFFSKGLIQAAMELVSFVFMLGLGLKFLMTTTVPHASKVEEKIEIKLHPHSAFMTGFVRVMANPGVFLGWVILGAHFISHEWVQPTWESKGFCVLGVLLGTLLWFLGLSWAVSLGHRKFKDKTLVRMQKASGICLLVFAAINGVHMILALAKK
- the pssA gene encoding CDP-diacylglycerol--serine O-phosphatidyltransferase produces the protein MATPAPSNVPEAETPKLKIYFLPNLLTAGNLTCGFVALTKIVEADLSTGDFKQIKIALAYILLACIFDLFDGRVARMGGRESPFGREFDSLADLISFGAAPAFLVHRIVLKDVFVNYPQIGWFIASIYLICGAFRLARFNCLAAMSGSGGGKEFLGFPIPSAAGMVASLTYFMIWWNEKAFAQGSWKYVLPVLMIFLSCMMVSEVKYPTFKSLDLKATRTFTKTLVTIIFIVAVLILQEHILTWALPILFTSYLIYGFIRPHISRKMRQEIEEEEEGDDAAPTV